In the genome of Paenibacillus sp. GP183, the window CGGCAGGGTTTCCCGGTCTGGGTGGGTCCTAATGAATTCCCGAAGTTAACGGGAAATGAGCCGGTGTTTACCCAAGTTCGCGTCGTGAAAGACATCAATACCCTGGATGATAAAGGCATTTTGCTTGTGCAGATCCGGAATTCCGCCGTGGACGGAATCTTCCGGTATTTCAGTTTCAAGCAGGAAAAATACAACACTCGTTTTTTTATCGTAAACGATAACGGTCTCATCCTATTTGACAGCTCCGATCTAAGCCTTGGTCGTAATTTGCAAGATCAAATAAAAGGTAAAGTTCAATTCAACGCTGACTATCAAACCTATAGGAAAGTTTTTGCGGGAGAGGACAGTGTCATATCCGGGATACCGCTGGGGACTGAAAAATGGCATTTGATCTCCGTCACTTCATGGAGTTCGTTATCCAAAGAAACTTTGCTTTACGGGAAATGGGTAGCAGGGATAATTGGTCTATGTCTGCTTCTTGCTTCCGTATTCATTTTTGTTTTTGTTAACCGGATTGCACGCAAAATTAATCGTATTGTTCGTTTTATGCGGCGGGTGGAAAACGGCGAATTGGATCTTCGTGTGGAAGAAACCGGAGCAGATGAGCTCTTTCTGCTGTCCAAAGGGTTTAACAGCTTGATCTCCCGTGTACAAGAATTACTCCGCCGGGTCAAAAGGGAGCAGGAACAGAAAAATCGGTCAGAAATCCGGCTGCTGCAAGCCCAAATTAAACCTCATTTTATTTTCAATACTTTGGAATCCATCAATGCGCTCGCCGTCCAAAATGAGGGAAAGAAGGTCAGCCAAATGGTGCTGCGCCTTGCCAACATTTTGCGGATCAGCTTTAAGGGGGCCGAGGAAGTCCAGCTTCGCCAAGAGATTGAGCATCTCAGGAGCTACATGGAAATCCAACAATATCGGTTCGGTGAAGTATTCGAATATGAAATTGAGATACCCGAGGAGCTCTTGGATTGCGCTGTCCAGAAGCTGACGCTTCAACCGCTGGTGGAGAACTGCATCCAGTACGCTTTCGACGGCTTGAACCGGAAGGGGAAAATCACAATTCGGGCGGAAGATGAGAATAATCGGCTTTTGTTGACCGTGCAGGATAATGGGAAAGGCATTCCGAACGATGTGCTTTTCCGGTTCCAATACATGGTGAGCGATGAAGGATTCGCTGAAGGGTCGGAAGACAACGACCGAAACCTGGAAAGGCGCGGACTCGGCGTGCGAAGTGTGGCGGACCGCATTCGCATCCAATATGGACGCGAATATGGATTGATTATTTGTTCCGAGGAGCTGCAAGGTACAATCATCAGATGCATTTTACCTAAATACGAACCGGGTGAACGCTATGAAACTAAAAGCAATGCTGGTTGACGATGAACTGCCGATCCTGAACAACCTGAACCGTGTGCTTCCCTGGGATAATATGGATATTGAAGTAGTGAAGCTGGCTCGTAATGGGTCGGAAGCGATGGAGGGAGTCCGATTGCATCGCCCCGACATCATCCTCTGCGATATCCGCATGCCTATTATGGACGGGATGACCTTTCTTGCGGAAGTCCGGAAGATTGATTCGGTTTGCGAAATTCTGATGCTCACCGGTTATCAGGAATTCGAATATGCACGAACCGCGATTCAGTTTGGAGTTAGAGACTATATTTTGAAACCGATTGATTACGATAAATTGGAGAAAACCGTCCGTAAAATTGCAGATTCCCTGCTTGCCGAGCGAGCAATGCGAATGAAGAAAGATTCTCAATGGGACAAAGCGGCTCACCTGGCTAATGATAAAATTTTGTATGATGTGTTGATGGGGCTTTCCGCAGCCGATGAGCATCACTTGCTTCCTTTTGACGATCAGGATGCGGACGATTTAATTTTCACTTTTTTACTTGTCGATATCGAAGGATACAGCCAGCACTCATTGCACTGGACGGACAAGGAACGGAAGCTTTGGAATTTTGCGGTGGGAAATGTATTGAGGGAGGCGCTTTTGCAGTTTCAGTTGAAATATTCTGCACTGCAGATCCGTGAAGGTGAGTGGTGCGTCCTGATTGAACATCATCACAGCGATGCTTCCGATGCCTCCCTTTCGGCTCAAGTCTGGCTGCAAACACTGCAAAATGCGGTAAGCGACAATGTGAAGCTCAGCGTCAATGTCGGGGTTTATCCAGGAACGGTTTCATTTGACGGTCTAGCCGGTGCGTACAAAAACATGCAAAGAATCATGCTGCAGCATGCCGGGAGCAACCGGATTTTTTCTGTGACCGAAGAGAATCTCGAGAATCAGGAAGCGAATCGGTCCCTTTGG includes:
- a CDS encoding sensor histidine kinase, with the protein product MSLRFKLFAAFFTLVITPLFLLGIAADFFVSGIIEQKYSRQAEITLRALSQSVDFLFLEMNKVTDSSIASKALQDVMNRQGTDASNLTSINYLELNEIQRNFRDLLVNFPTLGYALAYTLNDERILRIYAKDNFTAMPFDEFKKQPLYQTVIERQGFPVWVGPNEFPKLTGNEPVFTQVRVVKDINTLDDKGILLVQIRNSAVDGIFRYFSFKQEKYNTRFFIVNDNGLILFDSSDLSLGRNLQDQIKGKVQFNADYQTYRKVFAGEDSVISGIPLGTEKWHLISVTSWSSLSKETLLYGKWVAGIIGLCLLLASVFIFVFVNRIARKINRIVRFMRRVENGELDLRVEETGADELFLLSKGFNSLISRVQELLRRVKREQEQKNRSEIRLLQAQIKPHFIFNTLESINALAVQNEGKKVSQMVLRLANILRISFKGAEEVQLRQEIEHLRSYMEIQQYRFGEVFEYEIEIPEELLDCAVQKLTLQPLVENCIQYAFDGLNRKGKITIRAEDENNRLLLTVQDNGKGIPNDVLFRFQYMVSDEGFAEGSEDNDRNLERRGLGVRSVADRIRIQYGREYGLIICSEELQGTIIRCILPKYEPGERYETKSNAG
- a CDS encoding response regulator — its product is MKLKAMLVDDELPILNNLNRVLPWDNMDIEVVKLARNGSEAMEGVRLHRPDIILCDIRMPIMDGMTFLAEVRKIDSVCEILMLTGYQEFEYARTAIQFGVRDYILKPIDYDKLEKTVRKIADSLLAERAMRMKKDSQWDKAAHLANDKILYDVLMGLSAADEHHLLPFDDQDADDLIFTFLLVDIEGYSQHSLHWTDKERKLWNFAVGNVLREALLQFQLKYSALQIREGEWCVLIEHHHSDASDASLSAQVWLQTLQNAVSDNVKLSVNVGVYPGTVSFDGLAGAYKNMQRIMLQHAGSNRIFSVTEENLENQEANRSLWNIMEEIMSGLRQLERTKMDKALQNLRFYLAADDVQFPIKSESFMSYLLIQLLREMREMDIVTSKLEESVWKKLQYSMSMKDVMETIVHLTDHALETALSKKTSELLMISAKEYIHRCLSSDIGVEEVADHLGISNSYFSLLFKAYFGETFVEYVTKQRMEQAKSMLRASDKSIAKICSLVGFAQRRYFTKVFQKYTGMTPSEYREIKGGSGGETG